One window of Vitis riparia cultivar Riparia Gloire de Montpellier isolate 1030 chromosome 5, EGFV_Vit.rip_1.0, whole genome shotgun sequence genomic DNA carries:
- the LOC117915030 gene encoding cellulose synthase-like protein G2: MEGSLPRHLCHVQKSSAIINRFHALIHSTALIALIYYRASFLLQNTDTISGHTPIIPWLLVFAGELVLSFIWLLEQAYRWRPVTRAVFPERLPEDKQLPSIDVFICTVDPKKEPTLEVMNTVISAMALDYPPEKLHVYVSDDGGSSLTLYGMKEAWEFARSWVPFCRTHGIKTPCPKAYFSSLEDGDGSEFLGTEFMAERRRVQIEYENFKARLRTASKEGGIRNESMSSPRDHPAGVEVIGADQVEMPLLVYVSREKRPSHPHHFKAGALNVLLRVSGIISNSPYILILDCDMYCNDPTSAQKAMCFHLDPKISPTLAFVQFPQRFHNISKNDIYDSGLRSAFSILLEGLDGLQGPILCGTCFYIKRVAFYGSFIQDDIDILKLRESFGPSNEFIRSLGQNYKPSVSEDGNSLSTIQLQETQLLASCSYENQTKWGKEVGFLYQSVVEDYLTGVIMHCRGWTSVYCNPSKPQFLGSGVTNMNDMLVQGTRWSSGLFDVAISKFSPLIYGPLRMSILESFCYAYLAYFPLYFISVWCFGIIPQLCLLNGIPLYPKVSDSFCMTFAFIFLSSLSKHLYEVLFTGGSFQTWMNEQRNWMIKSVTCHLYGSMDAIMKKIGMREASFLTTNKVVDDEQEKLYQMGKFDFRTSTAILAPLVILVISNMVAFMVGLARVIAAGNWDKMFVQVVLSFYILIMSYPIVEGMILRKDKGRVPPSITLLSTVLAMVLLTLGSTALCIKLYAELDPVCISISIVP, from the exons ATGGAAGGCTCACTCCCTCGCCATCTTTGCCATGTCCAAAAATCATCTGCCATCATCAACAGATTCCATGCTCTTATTCATTCCACAGCTTTAATTGCTCTGATCTACTACAGAGCTTCTTTTCTCCTCCAAAACACTGATACTATATCAGGACACACGCCTATCATACCATGGCTTCTGGTCTTTGCTGGTGAGCTGGTTCTCTCCTTTATATGGCTTCTCGAGCAAGCTTATCGTTGGAGGCCCGTTACTCGCGCCGTCTTCCCAGAAAGACTACCAGAAGATAAACAACTGCCGTCTATTGACGTGTTCATATGCACTGTGGATCCAAAGAAGGAACCCACTTTGGAGGTTATGAACACTGTAATATCAGCCATGGCATTAGATTATCCCCCGGAGAAGCTTCATGTGTATGTTTCGGATGATGGAGGTTCTTCTCTAACGCTGTATGGCATGAAAGAGGCGTGGGAGTTTGCAAGGTCGTGGGTGCCCTTCTGCAGGACCCATGGTATCAAAACCCCGTGTCCTAAGGCTTATTTTTCGTCACTGGAGGACGGAGATGGTTCTGAGTTCCTAGGAACCGAGTTCATGGCAGAGAGGCGCAGAGTTCAG ATCGAATACGAAAATTTTAAAGCTCGCTTGAGGACAGCTAGTAAAGAGGGTGGAATCAGAAATGAAAGCATGAGCAGCCCTAGAGATCATCCTGCAGGCGTCGAG GTGATTGGTGCAGACCAGGTTGAGATGCCTCTTCTTGTTTATGTTTCTCGTGAGAAAAGACCTTCTCATCCACATCATTTCAAGGCTGGAGCTCTCAACGTTCTT CTCCGGGTCTCCGGCATTATAAGCAATTCTCCCTACATACTAATATTGGATTGTGACATGTATTGCAATGATCCAACCTCTGCCCAGAAAGCAATGTGTTTTCATCTTGATCCAAAGATCTCACCCACACTGGCTTTTGTGCAATTCCCTCAGAGATTCCACAACATTAGTAAAAATGATATCTATGACAGTGGACTAAGGTCGGCATTCTCG ATATTATTGGAAGGATTGGATGGGCTACAAGGTCCAATCTTGTGTGGCACCTGTTTTTACATAAAGAGGGTGGCCTTTTATGGAAGTTTCATACAAGAtg ATATTGATATCTTGAAACTTAGAGAATCTTTTGGTCCTTCTAACGAGTTCATCAGATCCCTTGGCCAAAACTACAAGCCTAGTGTGAGCGAGGATGGGAACAGCTTGAGTACAATACAGCTACAAGAGACCCAACTCTTAGCTTCTTGCTCTTACGAAAATCAGACAAAGTGGGGTAAAGAG GTAGGGTTCTTGTATCAATCTGTTGTTGAAGATTACTTAACAGGAGTCATCATGCACTGTCGAGGATGGACTTCTGTCTATTGTAATCCATCCAAGCCACAGTTCTTGGGTAGTGGCGTAACCAATATGAATGATATGTTGGTCCAAGGCACAAGATGGAGCTCTGGGTTGTTTGATGTTGCCATCTCAAAGTTCTCGCCGCTCATATATGGGCCATTGAGAATGTCTATCCTTGAGAGTTTTTGTTACGCCTACCTTGCCTATTTCCCACTCTATTTTATATCAGTCTGGTGTTTTGGCATCATCCCTCAGCTGTGTCTACTTAATGGCATCCCTTTGTACCCTAAG GTTTCAGACTCATTTTGCATGACatttgctttcatttttctatCATCTCTTTCTAAACATTTGTACGAGGTTCTATTCACGGGAGGGTCATTCCAGACATGGATGAATGAACAAAGGAATTGGATGATAAAGTCGGTAACATGTCATCTTTATGGAAGTATGGATGCTATTATGAAGAAGATTGGTATGAGGGAAGCCAGTTTCTTAACCACAAataaagttgtggatgatgaACAAGAAAAGCTATACCAAATGGGTAAATTTGATTTTCGAACCTCTACTGCGATACTTGCTCCATTGGTCATCCTAGTCATCTCGAACATGGTTGCATTCATGGTGGGTCTTGCTAGAGTAATTGCAGCAGGCAATTGGGACAAAATGTTTGTACAAGTTGTCCTCTCATTTTACATCCTAATTATGAGTTACCCTATAGTTGAAGGGATGATACTGCGAAAGGACAAGGGTCGCGTTCCACCTTCTATCACTCTATTATCTACCGTTCTTGCCATGGTTTTATTGACTTTAGGGTCCACTGCTCTATGTATTAAGTTATATGCAGAACTCGACCCAGTCTGCATTTCCATTAGTATAGTTCCTTGA
- the LOC117915034 gene encoding cellulose synthase-like protein G2, which translates to MEGSLPRHLCHVQKSSAIINRFHALIHSTALIALIYYRASFLLQNTDTISGHTPIIPWLLVFAGELVLSFIWLLEQAYRWRPVTRAVFPERLPEDKQLPSIDVFICTVDPKKEPTLEVMNTVISAMALDYPPEKLHVYVSDDGGSSLTLYGMKEAWEFARSWVPFCRTHGIKTPCPKAYFSSLEDGDGSEFLGTEFMAERRRVQIEYENFKARLRTASKEGGIRNESMSSPRDHPAGVEVIGADQVEMPLLVYVSREKRPSHPHHFKAGALNVLLRVSGIISNSPYILILDCDMYCNDPTSAQKAMCFHLDPKISPTLAFVQFPQRFHNISKNDIYDSGLRSAFSILWEGLDGLQGPILSGTCFYIKRVAFYGSFIQDDIDILKLRESFGPSNEFIRSLGQNYKPSVSKDGNSLSAIQLQETQLLASCSYENQTKWGKEVGFLYQSVVEDYLTGFIMHCRGWTSVYCNPSKPQFLGSGVTNMNDMLVQGTRWSSGLFDVAISKFSPLIYGPLRMAILESFCYAYFAYFPLYFISVWCFGIIPQLCLLNGIPLYPKVSDSFFMIFAFIFLSSLSKHLYEVLFTGGSFQTWMNEQRNWMIKSVTCHLYGSMDAIMKKIGMREASFLTTNKVVDNEQEKLYQMGKFDFRTSTAILAPVVILVISNMVAFMVGLARVIAAGNWDQMFVQVVLSFFILIMSYPIVEGMILRKDKGRVPPSITLLSTVLAMVLLTLGSTALMY; encoded by the exons ATGGAAGGCTCACTCCCTCGCCATCTTTGCCATGTCCAAAAATCATCTGCCATCATCAACAGATTCCATGCTCTTATTCATTCCACAGCTTTAATTGCTCTGATCTACTACAGAGCTTCTTTTCTCCTCCAAAACACTGATACTATATCAGGACACACGCCTATCATACCATGGCTTCTGGTCTTTGCTGGTGAGCTGGTTCTCTCCTTTATATGGCTTCTCGAGCAAGCTTATCGTTGGAGGCCCGTTACTCGCGCCGTCTTCCCAGAAAGACTACCAGAAGATAAACAACTGCCGTCTATTGACGTGTTCATATGCACTGTGGATCCAAAGAAGGAACCCACTTTGGAGGTTATGAACACTGTAATATCAGCCATGGCATTAGATTATCCCCCGGAGAAGCTTCATGTGTATGTTTCGGATGATGGAGGTTCTTCTCTAACGCTGTATGGCATGAAAGAGGCGTGGGAGTTTGCAAGGTCGTGGGTGCCCTTCTGCAGGACCCATGGTATCAAAACCCCGTGTCCTAAGGCTTATTTTTCGTCACTGGAGGACGGAGATGGTTCTGAGTTCCTAGGAACCGAGTTCATGGCAGAGAGGCGCAGAGTTCAG ATCGAATACGAAAATTTTAAAGCTCGCTTGAGGACAGCTAGTAAAGAGGGTGGAATCAGAAATGAAAGCATGAGCAGCCCTAGAGATCATCCTGCAGGCGTCGAG GTGATTGGTGCAGACCAGGTTGAGATGCCTCTTCTTGTTTATGTTTCTCGTGAGAAAAGACCTTCTCATCCGCATCATTTCAAGGCTGGAGCTCTCAACGTTCTT CTCCGGGTCTCCGGCATTATAAGCAATTCTCCCTACATACTAATATTGGATTGTGACATGTATTGCAATGATCCAACCTCTGCCCAGAAAGCAATGTGTTTTCATCTTGATCCAAAGATCTCACCCACGCTGGCTTTTGTGCAATTCCCTCAGAGATTCCACAACATTAGTAAAAATGATATCTATGACAGTGGACTAAGGTCGGCATTCTCG ATATTATGGGAAGGATTGGATGGGCTACAAGGTCCAATCTTGTCTGGCACCTGCTTTTACATAAAGAGAGTGGCCTTTTATGGAAGTTTCATACAAGAtg ATATTGATATCTTGAAACTTAGAGAATCTTTTGGTCCTTCTAACGAGTTCATCAGATCCCTTGGCCAAAACTACAAGCCTAGTGTGAGCAAGGATGGGAACAGCTTGAGTGCAATACAGCTACAAGAGACCCAACTCTTAGCTTCTTGCTCTTACGAAAATCAGACAAAGTGGGGTAAAGAG GTAGGGTTCTTGTATCAATCAGTTGTTGAAGATTACTTAACAGGATTCATCATGCACTGTCGAGGATGGACTTCTGTCTATTGTAATCCATCCAAGCCACAGTTCTTGGGTAGTGGCGTAACCAATATGAATGATATGTTGGTCCAAGGCACAAGATGGAGCTCTGGGTTGTTTGATGTTGCCATCTCAAAGTTCTCGCCGCTCATATATGGGCCATTGAGAATGGCTATCCTCGAGAGTTTTTGTTATGCCTACTTTGCCTATTTCCCACTCTATTTTATATCAGTCTGGTGTTTTGGCATCATCCCTCAGCTGTGTCTACTTAATGGCATCCCTTTGTACCCTAAG GTTTCagactcattttttatgatatttgctttcatttttctatCATCTCTTTCCAAACATTTGTACGAGGTGCTATTCACGGGAGGGTCATTCCAGACATGGATGAATGAACAAAGGAATTGGATGATAAAGTCGGTAACATGTCATCTTTATGGAAGTATGGATGCTATTATGAAGAAGATTGGTATGAGAGAAGCCAGTTTCTTAACCACAAATAAAGTTGTGGATAATGAACAAGAAAAGCTATACCAAATGGGTAAATTTGATTTTCGAACCTCTACTGCGATCCTTGCTCCAGTGGTCATCCTAGTCATCTCGAACATGGTTGCATTCATGGTGGGTCTTGCTAGAGTAATTGCAGCAGGCAATTGGGACCAAATGTTTGTACAAGTTGTCCTCTCATTTTTCATCCTAATTATGAGTTACCCTATAGTTGAAGGGATGATACTGCGAAAGGACAAGGGTCGCGTTCCACCTTCTATCACTCTATTATCTACTGTTCTTGCCATGGTTTTATTGACTTTAGGGTCCACTGCTCTAATGTATTAA
- the LOC117914871 gene encoding cellulose synthase-like protein G2 gives MDSSLPLQLCYVRKSTAIINRWYTLIHSTALMALVYYRASFLFQNPENRAHKPASPWLIVFAGELILSFIWLLGQAYRWRPVTRTLFPERLPEDKHLPAIDVFICTADPKREPTFGVMNTVISAMALDYPPERLHVYVSDDGGSSLTLYGMKEAWAFARSWLPFCRTHGIKTRCPEAYFSSAEDDEGADLRGTEFFEERKKIKKEFELFRERVMRAAENGGIGDKSISGDRPPIIEVIGAEEAEMPILVYVSREKRYSHPHHFKAGALNVLLRVSSMISNSPYILVLDCDMYCNDPASVRQAMCCHLDPKLSPSLAFVQFPQRFHNISSNDIYDSQMRSAFSTLWEGMDGLDGPVLSGTGFYMKRVALYGTSIQDTSLTELRQTFGYSDEFIKSLSPKYLPNISNGGDSLSVILKEARLLASCQFENQTKWGEEVGVLYHSVSEDVVTGYTLHCKGWTSVFCVPSRPQFVGSSVTNLNDLLVQGTRWSSGLVDVGISKFCPFIYGPLKTSFLENVCYSELSFFPFYFLPVWCFGTIPQLCLFHGIPLYPEVSNPFFGVFPFIFLSACSKHLLEVILAGGSIQTWSNEQRIWMIKSVTSHLYGSLDAIMKRISMRKASFLPTNKVADSDHVKLYQMGKFDFRISTTVLASMVTLVVLNMVAFMAGLARAIVFGNWEKMLIQVLLSLYILIMSYPVIEGMILRKDKGRIPYSVTLLSIVFAMVFLTLGSVVLLY, from the exons ATGGACAGCTCTCTCCCTCTCCAACTCTGCTATGTCCGGAAATCTACTGCCATCATCAACAGATGGTATACACTCATTCATTCCACAGCTTTAATGGCTCTGGTTTACTACAGAGCTTCTTTTCTCTTCCAAAACCCTGAAAATAGAGCACACAAGCCTGCCTCTCCATGGCTTATAGTCTTTGCTGGTGAGCTGATTCTCTCCTTTATATGGCTTCTCGGGCAAGCTTACCGGTGGAGGCCTGTTACTCGCACCTTATTTCCAGAACGATTACCGGAAGATAAACATCTTCCAGCGATTGACGTGTTCATTTGCACGGCGGATCCGAAGAGGGAGCCAACTTTTGGGGTTATGAACACTGTAATATCAGCCATGGCTTTGGATTATCCACcggagaggcttcatgtgtatGTTTCTGATGATGGAGGTTCTTCTCTAACGCTGTATGGCATGAAAGAGGCTTGGGCTTTTGCAAGGTCGTGGCTGCCCTTCTGCAGGACCCACGGAATCAAAACCAGGTGCCCCGAGGCTTATTTTTCCAGTGCAGAGGATGATGAAGGTGCTGATTTAAGGGGAACTGAGTTCTTCgaagaaaggaagaagattaag AAAGAATTTGAGTTGTTCAGGGAACGTGTAATGAGAGCCGCTGAAAATGGTGGGATTGGTGACAAAAGCATCAGCGGAGACCGTCCTCCTATCATAGAG GTGATAGGTGCAGAGGAAGCTGAGATGCCTATCCTGGTCTATGTTTCCCGTGAGAAAAGATACTCTCATCCACACCATTTCAAGGCTGGCGCCCTCAACGTCTTG CTCCGAGTGTCAAGCATGATAAGCAATTCTCCCTACATACTAGTCTTAGACTGTGACATGTATTGCAATGATCCAGCCTCTGTCCGTCAAGCAATGTGCTGCCACCTCGATCCTAAACTCTCCCCATCTCTGGCTTTTGTTCAATTCCCTCAGAGATTCCACAATATTAGTAGCAACGACATCTATGACAGTCAGATGAGGTCTGCATTCTCG ACATTATGGGAAGGAATGGATGGGCTTGATGGCCCTGTCTTGTCTGGTACGGGCTTTTACATGAAGAGGGTGGCACTTTATGGAACTTCCATACAAG ATACTAGTCTCACGGAACTCAGACAAACTTTCGGTTATTCTGATGAGTTCATCAAATCTCTCAGCCCAAAATATTTGCCTAATATAAGCAATGGTGGCGACTCTCTAAGTGTAATCCTAAAAGAGGCCCGACTTTTAGCGTCTTGCCAATTTGAAAATCAGACGAAATGGGGTGAAGAG GTGGGTGTCTTGTACCATTCTGTGTCTGAAGATGTAGTAACAGGATACACCTTACACTGCAAAGGATGGACTTCTGTATTCTGTGTTCCATCTAGGCCACAGTTCGTGGGTAGCAGCGTCACAAATTTAAATGATCTGTTGGTTCAAGGCACAAGATGGAGTTCAGGGTTGGTGGATGTCGGTATCTCAAAGTTCTGCCCCTTCATATATGGGCCATTGAAGACGTCTTTCCTTGAGAACGTCTGCTATTCAGAGCTTTCGTTCTTCCCTTTCTACTTCTTGCCAGTGTGGTGTTTTGGTACCATCCCTCAGCTGTGCTTATTCCATGGCATCCCTTTGTACCCTGAG GTTTCAAATCCATTTTTCGGTGTATTCCCTTTCATTTTTCTGTCAGCTTGTTCTAAACACTTACTGGAGGTCATCTTGGCCGGAGGATCAATCCAGACATGGAGCAATGAGCAAAGGATTTGGATGATAAAGTCGGTCACATCTCATCTATATGGAAGTTTGGATGCCATTATGAAGAGGATTAGTATGAGAAAAGCCAGCTTCTTACCAACAAATAAGGTTGCGGACAGCGATCATGTAAAGCTATACCAAATGGGTAAATTTGATTTCAGGATATCAACTACAGTACTTGCTTCCATGGTGACATTAGTCGTATTGAACATGGTCGCCTTCATGGCCGGTCTCGCCAGAGCAATCGTATTTGGAAATTGGGAGAAGATGTTGATACAAGTCTTGCTCTCACTTTACATCTTAATAATGAGTTATCCTGTAATTGAAGGAATGATACTGAGGAAGGACAAGGGTCGCATTCCATATTCGGTCACTCTATTATCTATTGTATTTGCCATGGTTTTCTTGACTTTAGGATCTGTTGTTCTGCTGTATTGA